In a genomic window of Rhododendron vialii isolate Sample 1 chromosome 12a, ASM3025357v1:
- the LOC131309976 gene encoding uncharacterized protein LOC131309976, which yields MWDELNVYQPLTTDLKVQQKYRDEFRVTKFLSGLNTELASLSPQILSGKEVPTVGEAFARVRRAAPQSSVLEHPTPSALAAPATGLIPSSGNFSHSNPPHSRSGSYERGGRRGGRGGRGTKKCTHCNATNHTVEFYWKLHGKPAWANQATFEGEPSGLALPDQITISRSEYDSMFHKANASLTSIATHVSSGNTCFHSSSRTGSAPWILDSGASDHMTGSQDAEDDWWGV from the exons ATGTGGGATGAGTTAAATGTTTATCAACCTTTAACCACAGATTTAAAGGTTCAGCAGAAATACAGAGATGAATTTCGAGTTACCAAATTCTTGTCCGGGCTAAATACAGAACTTGCTTCTCTCAGTCCCCAAATTCTTTCCGGCAAGGAAGTTCCTACTGTTGGTGAGGCTTTTGCTCGTGTTCGAAGGGCTGCTCCTCAGTCTTCTGTTTTAGAGCATCCAACTCCATCTGCTCTAGCTGCTCCTGCTACTGGTCTTATTCCATCTTCTGGGAATTTTAGCCACTCTAATCCTCCCCACAGTCGTAGTGGTTCTTATGAACGTGGTGGTCGACGTGGCGGCCGTGGTGGTCGTGGCACCAAGAAGTGTACACATTGCAATGCAACCAATCACACTGTTGAGTTCTATTGGAAGCTTCATGGCAAGCCGGCTTGGGCTAATCAGGCTACATTTGAGGGGGAGCCATCTGGGTTGGCTCTTCCAGATCAGATTACTATCTCTAGGTCTGAGTATGATTCCATGTTTCACAAGGCTAATGCATCTTTGACTTCCATTGCGACTCATGTCTCATCAGGTAATACTTGCTTTCACTCATCTTCTCGTACTGGCAGTGCTCCATGGATTCTCGATTCTGGCGCAtctgatcatatgacag gatctcaagacgcAGAGGATGATTGGTGGGGGGTATGA